Proteins from one Leptospira wolffii serovar Khorat str. Khorat-H2 genomic window:
- a CDS encoding imelysin family protein — protein MRQNHPKWQGSADSSSLKKRFLVSILSFLLLFFGTVLFLSCSPKNEASSSSAINGFLYRMFNSFDPRSFLENMGKNVIPPLYQDLATKADSLKSDADNLCGSVTVSQFQNTWKQNIAALKKVEMFQFGPAVGPYAKVDSFPFSYISETPPVADDMDLIDQFVGNAGQAALYVDPVSGPLPKDSKGIVGIEYLAFSQADPSRGTDPDCTSLQQNSSSRLLLLRAMVNQYKVNVHAMTDLWDSGAASPYGDQLAAGTAFSSSTAALDAIYGGTIQLLTAMKDGRLEIPAGLAAGGNGSVQDLERAESRFSANSFQNLSDNLSAFKAVYTGNGTGAGLSDYVKFYSPALDTEILQKITAVETDLTALNSTGWTNVPNLKTTVADLGEILNILNVELAALIGTSPVSGGPGGDGD, from the coding sequence ATGCGACAAAATCATCCAAAATGGCAGGGAAGTGCCGACTCTTCTTCCCTAAAGAAGCGATTTTTGGTTTCCATTCTTTCATTCTTATTACTGTTCTTCGGGACGGTTCTTTTTCTATCCTGTTCTCCTAAAAACGAAGCCTCCTCGTCTTCCGCGATCAACGGCTTTCTCTATCGAATGTTCAACTCCTTCGATCCTCGCAGTTTTTTGGAAAATATGGGAAAAAATGTGATTCCTCCTCTGTACCAGGATCTGGCTACGAAGGCGGACTCCTTGAAATCGGATGCGGATAATCTCTGCGGCTCCGTTACTGTCTCCCAATTCCAAAACACCTGGAAGCAGAATATCGCCGCCTTGAAAAAGGTGGAGATGTTTCAGTTCGGACCGGCTGTGGGGCCGTATGCTAAGGTGGATTCTTTTCCATTCTCTTATATCTCCGAGACTCCTCCCGTGGCAGACGATATGGACCTGATCGATCAGTTCGTCGGAAATGCGGGGCAGGCGGCATTGTATGTGGATCCGGTTTCGGGTCCTCTACCCAAGGACTCCAAAGGAATCGTAGGAATCGAATATCTCGCTTTCAGCCAAGCGGATCCTTCTCGAGGAACCGATCCGGATTGCACGTCCTTGCAGCAAAATTCCAGCTCTCGTCTTCTTCTACTTCGCGCCATGGTGAACCAATACAAAGTGAATGTGCACGCCATGACGGATCTTTGGGATAGCGGAGCCGCTTCTCCCTACGGAGACCAATTGGCTGCGGGAACCGCATTCTCATCTTCCACGGCGGCTTTGGATGCTATATATGGCGGGACCATCCAGTTACTCACCGCGATGAAGGACGGAAGGCTGGAGATTCCTGCGGGGCTCGCTGCCGGTGGAAACGGATCCGTGCAGGATTTGGAACGAGCCGAGTCTCGATTCTCCGCGAATTCCTTCCAGAATTTGTCGGATAATTTGTCCGCGTTCAAGGCGGTCTATACCGGAAACGGAACCGGCGCCGGACTTTCCGATTATGTGAAATTCTATAGCCCCGCTTTGGATACCGAGATTTTGCAAAAGATCACCGCAGTGGAAACGGATTTAACCGCTTTGAATTCCACAGGCTGGACGAACGTACCGAATCTAAAAACGACCGTGGCGGATCTCGGAGAAATATTAAATATTTTGAATGTTGAATTGGCTGCATTGATCGGAACGAGTCCTGTTTCCGGCGGCCCGGGAGGAGACGGGGACTGA
- a CDS encoding TonB-dependent receptor family protein, whose amino-acid sequence MFVRKNIRFLVFLFLLFTPIFLLSPQPNGGEEKDASKTDSEKKEGEKSEDPLVEKRRRFLESGQINVIGAKEDDLKKIPGSANVIGKKILKETNPIDSMEALRRVPGATIRYQDAVGLTPNIAFRGVSNEESRKTLILEDGVFTSLSAYGQPESYFIPHIDRMERVEVVKGSGSILFGPTTLGGIVNYVTRKPPEKPTLNMKVIGGMNGYASSLLQYGGTVKNTNTAYDISYLHNQGNGFRDYQGFQVNDLNLKLMQKIGDKDSVFLKYQSYQQDSQATYLGLTQGLYWKNPRINPARYDHKSIERQAAVIGHDHTFNDNWKMITRAYWTNVGFRFKQESYSYNNATEFGFASRPPANAFGVYAPELFGNQPGDVIYMLNSTPNRHSFFRTGGLETKLEGKFNTFGLEHEIAVGMRAHYETVNAANNVFPYPTMSDGLTTQQQNRNARAYATYIQDAIKLTEKFKVIPGVRYEHIFQGVYTHRRLATASDVAKGNASVVGDSILVNEASESYTKVLLPGLGMTFDITEKFMWFAGAHTAFSPPTFSTVQNPALGLGYKLSAERSNNYETGFRGNITRYFYTQVSTYALFFSNQIVNTNEAGSGIGAVPINAGRSVNRGVESSFVFDFGKFAESRWEIPLELTYSYTKAISTTYVPVGTVQNPDGTVSVTNQAQFAVNSTGNLIKVNTNGNYLPYVPMHTFIGAIGVKSPQGFYARIEYQYFDKQYSDLQNTKNQSTDGSQGMVPAYGIWNADFGYELPGGKWSIFVNGKNLEDRVYISGRLPVGIQQGPYRQINIGATLKID is encoded by the coding sequence ATGTTCGTGCGAAAAAATATCCGGTTCCTAGTCTTCTTATTCTTACTCTTCACTCCGATCTTCCTTCTATCTCCCCAACCGAACGGGGGAGAGGAGAAAGACGCATCTAAAACGGATTCCGAAAAAAAAGAGGGCGAGAAGTCCGAGGATCCTTTGGTGGAAAAGCGAAGGAGATTTCTGGAAAGCGGTCAGATCAACGTGATCGGAGCCAAAGAAGACGATCTAAAAAAGATTCCCGGCTCCGCGAATGTGATCGGCAAAAAGATCCTGAAAGAAACGAATCCCATAGATTCCATGGAGGCCTTGCGTAGGGTTCCCGGAGCGACGATTCGTTATCAGGATGCCGTGGGACTTACTCCGAATATCGCCTTTCGAGGAGTAAGTAACGAGGAATCCAGAAAAACTCTCATCTTAGAGGACGGGGTCTTCACTTCCTTAAGCGCTTACGGACAACCGGAGTCCTATTTTATCCCTCATATAGATCGAATGGAAAGAGTGGAGGTCGTAAAGGGGTCGGGTTCCATTCTTTTCGGACCCACCACTTTGGGTGGTATCGTGAATTATGTGACTCGTAAACCTCCGGAAAAACCCACCCTGAATATGAAGGTCATAGGTGGGATGAACGGTTATGCGTCCAGTCTACTCCAATACGGAGGAACCGTTAAGAACACGAATACCGCCTACGATATCTCCTACCTGCACAACCAAGGGAACGGTTTTAGGGATTACCAAGGTTTCCAAGTGAACGATCTGAATCTGAAATTAATGCAGAAGATCGGCGATAAAGATTCCGTTTTTCTAAAATACCAGAGTTACCAACAGGATTCCCAGGCTACTTATTTGGGATTAACCCAAGGATTGTATTGGAAGAATCCTAGAATCAATCCTGCACGCTACGACCATAAATCCATAGAAAGACAGGCAGCGGTAATCGGACACGATCATACCTTCAACGATAATTGGAAAATGATCACTCGGGCCTATTGGACCAATGTGGGCTTCCGGTTTAAGCAAGAGTCCTATTCTTATAATAACGCCACCGAGTTCGGATTCGCTTCCCGTCCTCCTGCAAACGCTTTCGGAGTCTATGCTCCCGAGCTCTTCGGGAACCAGCCGGGAGACGTGATCTATATGTTGAATTCCACTCCGAACCGGCATTCTTTCTTTAGAACGGGGGGCTTGGAAACCAAACTGGAAGGTAAGTTCAATACCTTCGGTCTGGAGCATGAGATCGCGGTGGGTATGAGGGCGCATTACGAAACGGTAAATGCGGCGAATAACGTATTTCCTTATCCTACGATGAGCGACGGGCTTACCACCCAACAACAGAATCGTAACGCTCGGGCCTACGCCACCTATATCCAGGACGCAATCAAACTCACCGAAAAGTTTAAGGTGATTCCGGGAGTGCGTTACGAGCATATCTTCCAGGGAGTATACACTCATAGGAGGCTTGCGACCGCAAGCGATGTCGCGAAGGGAAACGCATCCGTAGTAGGAGATTCCATTTTAGTAAACGAAGCGAGCGAATCCTATACCAAGGTGCTTCTTCCCGGATTAGGGATGACCTTCGATATTACCGAAAAATTCATGTGGTTCGCAGGGGCGCATACCGCATTCTCTCCTCCTACATTCTCCACGGTCCAGAATCCAGCTTTGGGACTGGGATATAAATTAAGCGCGGAGAGATCCAATAATTACGAGACCGGATTCAGGGGAAACATCACCCGTTATTTCTATACCCAGGTGAGTACTTATGCATTATTTTTCTCCAATCAAATCGTGAATACGAACGAAGCCGGCTCGGGGATAGGTGCGGTTCCGATCAACGCGGGAAGATCCGTGAACCGAGGAGTGGAAAGTAGCTTCGTGTTCGATTTCGGAAAATTCGCCGAATCCAGATGGGAAATTCCTTTGGAGCTGACGTATTCTTATACAAAGGCGATCTCCACTACCTATGTTCCCGTGGGAACCGTGCAGAATCCGGATGGTACAGTATCCGTCACAAACCAGGCTCAGTTTGCTGTGAATTCCACGGGGAATCTCATCAAAGTGAACACGAACGGAAATTATTTACCCTATGTTCCTATGCATACTTTCATAGGTGCGATCGGAGTGAAGAGTCCACAAGGATTCTACGCAAGAATAGAATACCAATACTTCGATAAACAATACTCCGACTTGCAAAACACAAAAAACCAAAGCACCGATGGAAGCCAAGGGATGGTTCCCGCTTACGGAATTTGGAACGCGGACTTCGGGTACGAATTGCCTGGAGGAAAATGGTCCATTTTCGTGAACGGAAAGAACTTAGAAGATCGGGTCTATATTTCGGGAAGATTACCTGTCGGAATCCAGCAAGGACCGTATCGTCAGATCAATATCGGAGCGACTCTAAAAATAGATTGA
- a CDS encoding circularly permuted type 2 ATP-grasp protein, translated as MNQRASQTANLLSGYRPSTGIYDEVCLPEGQAREKYEFLLRSLNHLGSAELRRRKEDSLRILQETGVTYNVYGDERERVWGLDLFPLLMDSKEWDGVERGLSQRAELLNEILKDVYGARRLLYERKIPHEILFQSGGFLRACAPVYDFTSFRLAFLATDISRDQSGNFYVIGDRVQAPSGSGYALENRIVLSRIFPSLYRDSQVHRVALYFRALRKTLYSFSSNRDREPLIILLTPGPSNETYFEHAYLAGYLGFTLAQSEDLTVRDNKVFIKTVEGLQQVDVIFRRVDDWYMDPLELKGDSLLGVPGILGAVRAGTVAVANPIGSGFLENRAIHAFLPSLSKFYLGEDLILPNVPTHWLGSEASREEVFSNPNKYVLKPAIRSPMDPSVFLSQLSQSEREEWRAKVRARPERYVAQEILTGSTCPLFSGDSEELLVGKSVLRTFVCLSENGYTTMPGGLVRVSPKPDELIVTNQRGAISKDLWILASEEKKEFSLLPGQVGRIPIKRKGSGIPSRVADNMFWMGRYAERAENMARLLRETVNKILEAEETYEKEQYSSLLSIVDQLSGLNLNYLEQNGQESLDSVREKVFLMATSPHASGSIRHDLNFFAGSTKAVRDRISDDTRYLISRLESESPMNSTYDEVLEYLQKLVNLFASLSGLANESMSRETGYFFLDMGKRLERAQFLARLILSAMERTTLYNKSMFESLLNVNDIRITYRRRYKYRIEAESVLDILLFDESNPRSLAFQLERLSENTLFSSAGQEEISEEIALLSDLLVRFREEDAKRIFEYADPAGGLRRWLTDILDRLKGVSDAVARKYFRYVENQVRLGGPYG; from the coding sequence ATGAACCAGAGAGCTTCCCAAACCGCCAATTTACTTTCCGGATACCGTCCTTCTACCGGGATTTACGATGAAGTTTGCCTTCCCGAAGGCCAAGCTCGTGAAAAATACGAATTTCTTTTGCGCTCTTTGAATCATTTGGGTTCCGCGGAACTAAGACGCAGAAAGGAAGATAGTCTCCGCATTCTACAAGAGACCGGTGTAACCTATAACGTTTACGGAGACGAGAGAGAACGTGTCTGGGGATTGGATCTATTTCCCTTACTCATGGATAGTAAGGAATGGGACGGGGTAGAAAGGGGACTCTCCCAAAGAGCGGAACTACTTAATGAAATCTTAAAGGATGTGTACGGAGCGCGTCGACTCCTATACGAGAGAAAAATTCCTCACGAGATACTATTCCAATCCGGAGGTTTTTTACGAGCCTGCGCTCCAGTTTACGATTTCACAAGCTTTCGATTGGCGTTCCTTGCCACGGATATCAGTCGGGACCAGTCCGGAAATTTTTATGTGATCGGAGATCGGGTTCAGGCTCCTTCCGGTTCCGGATATGCGTTGGAGAATCGGATCGTTCTCTCTAGAATTTTTCCCTCTCTTTATCGAGATTCTCAAGTTCATAGAGTGGCACTGTATTTCAGGGCGCTTCGTAAGACTCTATACTCGTTCTCTTCGAATCGGGACAGAGAACCTCTCATCATTCTTCTTACCCCCGGACCTAGTAACGAGACCTATTTCGAGCATGCGTATTTAGCGGGGTATCTTGGATTCACTTTGGCGCAGTCGGAGGATCTTACCGTACGGGACAATAAGGTCTTTATCAAGACAGTGGAAGGTCTGCAACAAGTGGATGTGATCTTCCGAAGAGTCGACGATTGGTACATGGATCCCCTGGAATTAAAGGGAGATTCGCTTCTAGGTGTTCCCGGAATTTTAGGAGCGGTCCGAGCGGGCACCGTGGCGGTAGCGAATCCTATCGGATCGGGGTTTCTGGAAAACAGGGCCATACACGCGTTTCTTCCTTCTTTGTCCAAATTCTATTTGGGAGAGGATTTGATTCTTCCGAATGTTCCCACTCATTGGCTGGGTAGCGAGGCTTCCAGGGAGGAAGTGTTTTCCAATCCGAACAAGTACGTTCTCAAACCCGCGATTCGCTCTCCAATGGATCCTTCCGTATTCCTTTCCCAGTTGAGCCAATCGGAGAGGGAAGAATGGAGAGCCAAGGTTCGGGCAAGACCGGAGCGTTATGTGGCACAAGAAATTCTAACCGGCTCCACTTGTCCTCTTTTCTCCGGAGATTCCGAGGAACTTCTGGTCGGTAAGTCCGTGCTTCGTACTTTCGTTTGTCTTTCCGAAAACGGTTATACCACTATGCCCGGAGGACTCGTTCGAGTTTCTCCCAAGCCGGACGAACTCATCGTTACCAACCAGAGGGGAGCCATCTCCAAGGATCTTTGGATTCTCGCTTCGGAGGAGAAGAAAGAATTCTCTCTCCTACCCGGACAGGTCGGTCGGATTCCGATCAAACGGAAAGGCTCCGGTATTCCGAGCCGCGTCGCAGACAATATGTTCTGGATGGGACGTTATGCGGAACGCGCGGAGAATATGGCACGACTCTTACGCGAAACGGTGAATAAGATACTGGAAGCGGAGGAAACCTACGAGAAGGAACAATATTCTTCTCTACTTTCCATAGTGGACCAGCTTTCCGGATTGAACCTGAATTATTTGGAACAAAACGGCCAGGAGAGCCTGGACTCAGTAAGGGAGAAGGTATTTTTGATGGCGACTTCTCCTCACGCTTCCGGTAGTATCCGCCACGATCTGAATTTCTTTGCCGGATCCACGAAGGCTGTGAGGGATAGAATTTCGGACGATACAAGATATCTGATTTCCAGATTGGAATCGGAATCTCCTATGAATTCCACCTACGACGAGGTTCTGGAGTATCTCCAAAAATTGGTGAATCTCTTCGCTTCGTTATCGGGTCTTGCCAACGAGAGTATGAGCCGTGAAACCGGCTATTTCTTCTTGGATATGGGAAAACGTTTGGAGAGGGCGCAATTTTTGGCTCGCCTCATACTTTCCGCGATGGAAAGAACGACACTTTATAATAAGAGCATGTTCGAAAGTCTATTGAACGTGAACGATATTCGCATAACCTACCGTAGGCGATATAAATATAGAATCGAAGCGGAATCCGTGTTGGATATCCTACTCTTTGACGAGAGTAACCCTCGCTCTCTTGCCTTCCAGTTGGAGAGACTCAGCGAAAATACGTTATTCTCCTCCGCAGGCCAGGAAGAGATTTCTGAGGAGATCGCGCTTCTCTCGGATCTATTGGTTCGATTCCGGGAAGAAGACGCCAAACGCATTTTTGAATACGCGGATCCTGCGGGAGGACTTCGCAGATGGCTTACGGATATCCTGGATCGACTGAAGGGAGTTTCCGACGCGGTGGCACGCAAATATTTCCGCTATGTGGAAAATCAGGTTCGCCTGGGAGGCCCTTATGGCTGA
- a CDS encoding transglutaminase family protein, whose product MAEYSIRHLTHYTYEKQVSHCLNLAHLCPDSNDRQICRELKISILPKPKLTEFRKDYFGNTVYSFAVETPHTVLSVTAEAKVTTFEPEKKSGDRSVTASQILEKLKSPTEKETLEALEFVGDSPFVGRSSVYRNFLIQYLPMDIPYEEAVLRYVRRFREDFKFKAGSTNIYTPLDEVLEKKEGVCQDFTHLSIAAFRSLGLPCRYVSGYIETYPPPGKPKLRGSDATHAWISVYAPGLGWLDFDPTNGKAITEEYVNTSLGRDFSDVSPLKGILFGGGKHKLKVEVDVSQMGDDPHAIAGHI is encoded by the coding sequence ATGGCTGAGTATTCCATCCGACATCTCACTCATTATACCTACGAGAAGCAGGTTTCGCATTGCCTGAATCTGGCTCATCTCTGTCCGGATTCCAACGATAGACAGATCTGCAGAGAATTGAAGATCAGTATTTTGCCTAAGCCGAAGCTTACGGAATTTAGAAAGGATTATTTCGGAAATACGGTTTATTCTTTCGCGGTCGAGACGCCTCATACCGTGCTTTCCGTGACCGCGGAAGCCAAGGTGACCACTTTCGAACCGGAAAAAAAATCCGGAGACAGATCGGTAACCGCTTCTCAAATATTAGAGAAATTGAAATCTCCTACGGAAAAGGAAACCCTGGAAGCGTTGGAATTCGTGGGGGATTCTCCCTTTGTGGGGCGCTCCAGCGTTTACCGAAATTTCCTGATCCAATATCTACCCATGGATATCCCTTACGAGGAAGCAGTTCTGCGATACGTGAGGCGATTCCGGGAGGACTTCAAATTCAAGGCGGGTAGTACGAATATATACACTCCCTTGGACGAGGTTTTGGAAAAGAAGGAGGGAGTCTGCCAGGACTTTACCCATCTATCCATAGCCGCATTTCGTTCTCTCGGACTCCCTTGCAGATATGTTTCGGGTTATATCGAGACCTATCCTCCTCCCGGTAAGCCGAAACTGAGGGGGAGCGATGCGACCCATGCCTGGATTTCAGTATATGCGCCTGGACTTGGTTGGTTGGATTTCGATCCTACGAACGGAAAGGCGATCACAGAAGAATACGTGAATACCTCCCTGGGGAGGGATTTCTCCGACGTTTCCCCTTTGAAAGGAATTCTTTTCGGAGGAGGAAAGCATAAACTGAAAGTGGAAGTGGATGTTTCCCAGATGGGGGACGATCCACACGCCATCGCGGGTCATATTTAA
- a CDS encoding acyl-CoA desaturase, whose amino-acid sequence MEQTKKKLALKTTIFLFATPIIGVIGTGWLILTRGIPLNTWLAYLFMTAATGLAITGGYHRLFSHRAYKASFPVRLFYVLFGAAAFQQSIIEWSSDHRIHHRYVDKEEDPYAITKGFWYAHILWLFENRDHRTPVNVNDLYEDKLVKFQDDYYYPIAIFMGFIFPILLCSLWGDALGGLLLVGSLRIAVNHHMTFFINSLAHYKGAQPFSDKHTAKDNWIIALFTFGEGYHNFHHEFQADYRNGIRWFDYDPTKWLINTFAFLGLASDRKTISEEQILRKKMVMDEKRLRDKLESKSAVVSKGFEERLESLRQSVQESQQRFLDLKASQEGKKAVKEAESDYKVALRTWKRFVSGDLTQAA is encoded by the coding sequence ATGGAACAAACGAAAAAGAAATTAGCATTGAAGACGACCATCTTCCTATTTGCCACTCCCATCATTGGAGTGATTGGCACGGGATGGCTCATCCTCACCCGAGGAATTCCTTTAAATACCTGGCTCGCCTACCTATTTATGACGGCGGCGACCGGATTAGCGATCACAGGGGGATACCACCGTTTATTCTCCCATAGAGCATACAAGGCCTCCTTTCCGGTCCGCCTTTTCTACGTTCTGTTCGGAGCGGCAGCTTTCCAACAATCCATCATCGAATGGAGTTCCGATCATAGAATCCACCACCGTTATGTGGATAAGGAAGAGGATCCCTATGCGATTACGAAAGGATTCTGGTATGCGCATATTCTTTGGCTCTTCGAAAACAGAGACCACAGGACTCCGGTCAACGTAAACGATCTTTACGAAGATAAACTGGTCAAATTCCAGGACGACTATTATTATCCGATTGCAATCTTCATGGGCTTTATTTTCCCGATTCTTCTTTGCTCCCTTTGGGGCGACGCTTTGGGAGGACTGCTGCTCGTGGGATCTCTAAGGATCGCAGTCAACCACCATATGACCTTTTTCATTAACTCCTTGGCTCATTACAAAGGAGCACAACCTTTCTCGGACAAACATACCGCGAAAGACAATTGGATTATCGCCCTTTTCACTTTCGGAGAAGGATACCATAATTTCCATCACGAGTTCCAAGCGGATTACAGAAACGGAATCCGTTGGTTCGATTACGATCCTACCAAATGGTTGATCAATACATTCGCCTTCTTAGGACTCGCAAGCGATCGTAAGACTATTTCCGAAGAGCAGATTCTTAGAAAGAAAATGGTCATGGATGAAAAGCGCCTTCGTGACAAATTGGAATCCAAATCCGCCGTCGTAAGCAAAGGATTCGAGGAAAGATTGGAATCGCTTCGTCAATCCGTCCAGGAAAGCCAACAAAGATTCCTCGATCTCAAGGCTTCACAAGAAGGAAAGAAAGCGGTGAAAGAAGCCGAGTCGGATTACAAGGTTGCGTTACGCACTTGGAAACGCTTCGTCTCCGGAGACCTGACTCAAGCGGCTTAA
- the pyrE gene encoding orotate phosphoribosyltransferase produces MRTELFKLVQNHAYRYREEPFTLASGKKSRHYFNCKEITLHPERLELLCKYIVEKHLPAAGLEGAEAFGGLTMGADPICYGVALESRRQNKNVFPLIVRKQAKDHGTKNLVEGGVNAVKSCVVVDDVVTTGASTLQAIKSLRDAGLEVNACVCILDREEGGREAIEAEGIRVFPIFKKSEFGNLE; encoded by the coding sequence TTGCGAACCGAATTATTCAAACTCGTTCAAAACCACGCGTATCGTTATCGGGAAGAGCCGTTTACTCTCGCGAGCGGTAAGAAATCCAGGCATTATTTCAATTGTAAGGAAATCACACTGCATCCGGAGAGATTGGAATTACTCTGCAAATATATCGTAGAAAAGCATCTTCCTGCCGCCGGATTGGAAGGGGCCGAAGCTTTCGGAGGGCTTACGATGGGAGCCGATCCGATTTGCTATGGAGTGGCTTTGGAATCCAGAAGGCAAAATAAGAACGTGTTTCCTTTGATCGTGAGAAAACAGGCAAAGGATCACGGGACCAAAAACCTGGTGGAAGGCGGTGTGAACGCGGTCAAATCCTGTGTGGTTGTGGACGACGTGGTTACCACAGGTGCCTCCACTCTTCAGGCGATTAAAAGTTTACGCGACGCCGGACTGGAAGTGAACGCCTGCGTCTGTATTCTGGATCGGGAGGAAGGAGGAAGGGAAGCCATAGAAGCCGAAGGGATTCGGGTTTTCCCTATCTTCAAGAAATCCGAATTCGGCAACTTGGAATAA